In Amphiura filiformis chromosome 2, Afil_fr2py, whole genome shotgun sequence, one DNA window encodes the following:
- the LOC140137781 gene encoding uncharacterized protein has protein sequence MVEIKTQTPLPVKPPRTVYLWNKVDEQSIKKDAQDFANEFLDSKPEDLTKHVPNKQVKGHQRPPWFTQNHKRLCRKKGRYYLKAVEHNDQKHWDKFKTIRKEVDKELRKASREYVADLSAAEDTKKFWNYIRSRRKDNVGIQTLKIGNETFVDDQSKADKLADQFQSVFSIEDPNLPSLPTSPYPDIPDIEITVDGVEKLLSSLQTNKAVGYFVTEGEESSIGLVISNVDAAVLPSVSIAFTATPASAIATDYTVASSPVDVTVPAGVILVETITDDVNEGCEAFQICIDPPTSPTDYKLDTPSDVTVWICDAADMTTVPESEYCLDGTVYTVMESSSAVNIKICRKGDVSQEGSVVLTTSNVDAKAANDYSIVNQRVSFTPNELCKIQEVAIVDDELLEPTECFQVSLSQPIGGLLCTHNSATVNIKDDDYCFSLDNWYYSAPESDEPFIIGVVKWGFYGDPSIVVTFQTNEGSAEENVDFTSVMVSLEFQADKRVMYVPLTVNPDGEYETREQFTVRISAADPSRICEPSTATVVIVSSDSLQTTCEGGTCPNSYCLNGGSCINRDNYCECQCSVVFEGLRCETRVTTGMLILFC, from the exons ATGGTTGAAATAAAGACTCAGACTCCTCTCCCTGTGAAACCACCAAGAACTGTTTATCTCTGGAACAAAGTAGACGAGCAAAGTATTAAGAAAGATGCACAAGATTTCGCTAATGAATTTCTGGATAGCAAACCGGAAGACTTGACT AAACATGTTCCAAATAAGCAAGTTAAAGGACATCAACGCCCGCCCTGGTTTACACAAAACCACAAAAGACTTTGTAGAAAGAAAGGACGCTACTACTTGAAGGCCGTGGAGCACAACGACCAGAAACACTGGGACAAATTTAAGACAATTAGAAAAGAAGTTGACAAGGAACTTCGAAAAGCCAGCAGAGAGTATGTTGCTGACCTTTCAGCCGCTGAAGACACAAAGAAATTCTGGAACTACATTAGATCCCGTAGAAAAGATAATGTTGGCATTCAGACATTGAAGATCGGAAACGAGACATTTGTTGACGACCAATCCAAAGCTGATAAACTAGCTGACCAATTCCAAAGTGTGTTTTCAATTGAAGATCCCAATCTTCCTTCATTACCAACTAGTCCATACCCAGATATCCCTGACATTGAAATCACCGTTGATGGTGTTGAGAAACTTCTTTCGTCGCTTCAGACAAATAAAGCTGTTGG CTACTTTGTAACAGAAGGTGAGGAATCATCCATAGGACTTGTGATTTCCAACGTAGACGCTGCAGTGTTGCCTTCTGTTAGTATAG CTTTTACCGCTACACCTGCATCGGCCATTGCTACAGATTACACAGTAGCTTCAAGTCCAGTTGATGTTACAGTCCCGGCTGGAGTGATTTTAGTAGAAACAATAACCGATGACGTTAATGAAGGTTGTGAAGCGTTTCAAATATGTATCGATCCACCTACAAGCCCAACTGACTACAAACTCGACACTCCGTCGGATGTCACAGTATGGATATGTGATGCCGCAGATATGACAACTGTTCCGG AGAGCGAATACTGCCTTGATGGAACAGTGTACACAGTTATGGAGTCAAGTTCTGCTGTGAACATAAAGATTTGCAGGAAAGGTGACGTCAGTCAGGAAGGAAGTGTTG TTTTAACGACATCTAATGTAGATGCTAAAGCCGCAAATGATTATAGTATCGTCAACCAACGTGTCAGCTTCACACCTAATGAGCTCTGTAAAATTCAAGAAGTGGCAATTGTGGATGACGAGCTGCTAGAACCAACAGAATGCTTCCAAGTATCACTGTCTCAGCCAATAGGCGGCTTGCTATGCACACACAACAGTGCTACTGTCAATATCAAAGATGACGACT ATTGCTTCTCCCTCGACAACTGGTATTACAGCGCCCCAGAATCTGATGAGCCGTTTATCATCGGCGTTGTTAAGTGGGGCTTTTATGGAGACCCGTCAATCGTTGTTA CTTTTCAGACCAATGAAGGCTCGGCAGAAGAGAATGTAGATTTCACTAGCGTAATGGTATCTCTAGAGTTCCAAGCGGATAAGAGAGTAATGTACGTGCCGCTTACTGTTAATCCGGACGGCGAGTATGAAACTCGGGAGCAGTTTACCGTGCGCATCAGTGCTGCAGATCCGAGCCGCATTTGCGAGCCATCAACCGCCACTGTAGTCATCGTGAGTTCTGACT CGTTGCAGACAACGTGTGAAGGAG GGACATGTCCCAATAGCTACTGCTTAAACGGAGGATCATGTATAAATAGAGACAACTATTGTGAATGCCA ATGTTCTGTAGTATTTGAAGGCCTTCGATGTGAGACACGAGTTACTACAGGTATGTTGATATTGTTCTGCTGA